In a single window of the Bacillus clarus genome:
- a CDS encoding ABC transporter permease: MAKKFLTERTINILVPVLSVIFGLLVGAIVMLFSGYDPIVGYAALWEGMVGNPQAIGETLRTMIPLVLAGLSVAFAFRTGLFNIGVEGQLLVGWLAAVWFGYAVSLPAFLHIPLSILVAAIVGGLWGFIPGYLKGKFKVNEVIVTIMMNYIALYVTYDLIKRFLHEANEKSYDIKSSASLSSEWLSSLTDGSRLHWGIIVAILIAIVMWFLLDRTTLGYELKSVGFNQHASQYAGMKVSRNVVLSMTIAGAFAGIGGAMEGLGTFQNMTAMSSFTGIGFDGIAVALLGGNNPFGILLAALLFGGLKSAAPQMNFEADVPSELINVIIACIIFFVACSYILRWALTRMSKEGK; the protein is encoded by the coding sequence ATGGCTAAGAAATTTTTAACAGAGCGAACAATTAATATTTTAGTACCTGTGTTATCCGTTATTTTCGGTTTGCTTGTTGGGGCCATTGTAATGTTATTTAGTGGATATGATCCGATTGTTGGGTATGCCGCGCTTTGGGAAGGAATGGTTGGAAATCCGCAGGCTATCGGTGAGACGCTACGTACGATGATTCCGCTTGTGCTTGCAGGGCTGTCTGTTGCATTTGCATTTCGTACCGGTCTTTTTAATATTGGGGTGGAAGGGCAGTTATTAGTTGGGTGGCTTGCTGCTGTTTGGTTTGGATACGCAGTATCATTACCAGCATTTTTGCATATCCCATTATCGATTTTAGTTGCAGCCATCGTCGGTGGTTTATGGGGGTTTATCCCAGGTTATTTAAAAGGAAAATTTAAAGTAAATGAAGTAATTGTAACAATTATGATGAACTATATTGCACTTTACGTGACGTATGATTTAATTAAACGCTTTTTACATGAGGCGAATGAAAAATCGTATGACATAAAATCTAGTGCTTCTTTATCTTCTGAATGGTTATCTTCTTTGACGGATGGTTCTCGTTTGCATTGGGGGATTATCGTAGCCATTTTGATTGCAATTGTAATGTGGTTCTTATTGGATAGAACGACATTAGGATATGAATTAAAATCAGTTGGATTTAATCAACATGCTTCTCAATATGCGGGTATGAAGGTTTCTCGTAATGTTGTATTATCCATGACAATTGCAGGGGCATTTGCAGGAATTGGTGGAGCGATGGAAGGGCTTGGAACATTTCAAAATATGACAGCAATGTCTTCATTTACAGGGATTGGATTTGATGGGATTGCGGTAGCTCTTCTCGGTGGAAATAATCCATTTGGTATATTGTTAGCTGCCTTACTATTCGGTGGTTTGAAAAGTGCAGCTCCGCAAATGAACTTTGAAGCGGATGTTCCATCAGAGCTTATCAACGTAATTATTGCATGTATTATTTTCTTTGTTGCTTGTAGTTATATTTTACGCTGGGCGCTTACACGCATGAGCAAGGAGGGGAAATAA
- a CDS encoding ABC transporter permease, whose protein sequence is MSFLDILAILVTGTLYTAAPLIFTALGGVFSERSGVVNIALEGLMLFGAFIGIVTTLLMGDTWGSMTPWIALLFAAIGSGLFALLHAVASITFRADQVVSGVAINFLALGLTVFAIKKIFGKGQTDFIQYRIEKIDVPGLSDIPVIGKVFFSNVPLTSYIAIILAFVVWYIIYKTPFGLRLRAVGEHPMAADTMGINVYKMRYIAVCISGMFAGVGGAVFAMSISGNFSGATITGQGFLALAAMIFGKWNPLGALGAALFFGFAQSLGITGGTIPVLKEIPSVFLTILPYVFTILALVGFVGRSEAPKALGTPYEKGKR, encoded by the coding sequence ATGAGCTTTTTAGATATTTTAGCCATTCTTGTGACTGGTACGTTGTATACAGCAGCGCCACTTATTTTTACGGCGCTAGGTGGTGTGTTTAGTGAGCGTTCTGGAGTTGTAAATATAGCTTTAGAAGGGCTAATGCTATTCGGTGCATTTATTGGTATTGTTACAACATTATTAATGGGTGATACTTGGGGATCAATGACTCCTTGGATTGCGCTTCTATTTGCAGCAATTGGAAGCGGGTTGTTTGCACTACTTCACGCGGTAGCATCCATTACATTCCGTGCTGATCAAGTTGTCAGCGGGGTAGCAATAAACTTTTTAGCTCTTGGTTTAACAGTGTTTGCGATTAAGAAAATTTTTGGTAAAGGACAAACTGATTTTATTCAATATCGTATTGAAAAAATTGATGTTCCAGGTCTTTCGGATATTCCTGTTATTGGAAAAGTGTTTTTCTCAAATGTACCGTTAACATCGTATATTGCCATTATTTTAGCGTTTGTTGTTTGGTATATTATTTATAAAACGCCGTTTGGTCTTCGCCTTCGCGCTGTTGGTGAACATCCGATGGCAGCAGATACGATGGGGATTAATGTATATAAAATGCGTTATATTGCAGTTTGTATATCTGGAATGTTTGCAGGGGTTGGTGGCGCGGTCTTCGCAATGTCGATTTCTGGTAACTTCTCAGGTGCAACAATTACAGGACAAGGTTTCTTAGCACTAGCAGCTATGATTTTCGGTAAATGGAATCCACTAGGCGCCCTTGGAGCAGCTCTGTTCTTCGGGTTTGCTCAATCGCTTGGGATAACAGGTGGTACAATTCCTGTATTAAAAGAAATTCCAAGTGTATTCTTAACGATATTACCGTATGTATTTACAATCTTGGCACTTGTTGGTTTTGTAGGTCGTTCTGAGGCTCCAAAAGCATTAGGAACACCTTATGAAAAAGGAAAAAGATAA
- the yfmF gene encoding EF-P 5-aminopentanol modification-associated protein YfmF, whose amino-acid sequence MKLMEQQMHELGGLRVHIIPTDKYKTNTFVFRFKAPLNEETVTERALLPYVLQSATEKLPSVIRLRQYLEELYGSSLAVDVSKKGEDHIISIYVDIANETYLHDAPPLFEKALSMLSDIVLHPATEGNGFLPAIIESEKRALLQRIEATYDDKMRYANERLIEEMCKVEPYRLSANGKKESVASITNESLYQYYQKVLAEDEMDLYIIGDISEDAVELVSKYFSISPRTVKERNVLLHKRNNEEKEIVEKQELKQSKLNIGYRTYITYRDEDYFALQLFNGLFGGFSHSKLFVNVREKNSLAYYAASRFESHKGLLFVMSGIEAKNFEKAVEIIKEQMKAMQNGDFSDEEIHQTKSVIQNQILEAIDTPRGFVEMLYHGVIADRTRPVEEWLTGIESVTKEEIVKVANSIELDTIYFLHGTEGE is encoded by the coding sequence ATGAAACTAATGGAACAGCAAATGCATGAGTTAGGTGGTTTGCGAGTACATATTATTCCTACAGACAAATATAAAACAAATACATTTGTATTTCGCTTCAAAGCACCATTAAATGAGGAGACGGTGACAGAGCGAGCTTTATTGCCATACGTATTGCAAAGTGCAACAGAAAAGTTGCCATCTGTAATTCGTCTTCGTCAATATTTAGAAGAATTATATGGATCTTCTTTAGCGGTAGATGTAAGTAAAAAAGGGGAAGACCATATCATTTCTATTTATGTAGACATCGCAAATGAAACATATTTACACGATGCACCGCCGCTCTTTGAAAAAGCGCTTTCAATGTTATCGGATATTGTGTTACACCCAGCGACGGAAGGGAATGGTTTTTTACCTGCTATTATAGAAAGTGAAAAACGAGCGCTCTTGCAACGAATTGAGGCTACTTATGATGATAAAATGCGCTATGCAAACGAGCGTTTAATCGAGGAAATGTGCAAAGTAGAACCGTATCGCTTAAGTGCAAATGGAAAAAAAGAGAGTGTTGCTTCAATTACAAATGAAAGTTTATATCAATATTATCAAAAAGTGTTAGCAGAAGACGAAATGGACCTTTACATCATTGGTGATATTTCAGAAGATGCTGTTGAACTTGTAAGTAAATATTTCTCCATTTCACCTCGTACTGTGAAAGAGCGGAATGTACTTCTTCATAAACGAAATAATGAAGAAAAGGAAATTGTTGAAAAACAAGAATTAAAGCAAAGTAAATTAAATATCGGTTACCGCACATACATTACGTATCGTGATGAAGATTATTTTGCATTGCAATTGTTTAACGGCTTATTTGGTGGTTTCTCACATTCGAAATTATTCGTAAATGTTCGTGAAAAGAATAGCTTAGCGTATTATGCAGCATCAAGATTTGAAAGTCATAAAGGTTTGCTCTTCGTTATGTCTGGAATAGAAGCGAAGAACTTTGAAAAAGCGGTTGAAATTATTAAAGAACAGATGAAGGCAATGCAAAATGGTGATTTTTCAGATGAGGAGATTCACCAAACGAAAAGTGTAATCCAAAATCAAATATTAGAGGCAATTGATACGCCTCGTGGTTTTGTTGAAATGCTTTATCATGGTGTAATTGCAGATCGTACGCGTCCAGTAGAAGAGTGGTTAACTGGTATAGAAAGCGTTACGAAAGAAGAGATTGTAAAAGTTGCTAATAGCATCGAACTAGATACAATTTACTTTTTACATGGAACGGAGGGAGAATAA